A window of the Mesorhizobium opportunistum WSM2075 genome harbors these coding sequences:
- a CDS encoding FkbM family methyltransferase — protein MRLATKLHDVLSGMPTIAKGEAAGLKIFSRGADPDFAEGIYELPVQKAIASRLRAGDVFYDIGANIGFFSLIAARQVGATGQVYAYEPVPRNAAAIERSRDANGLTGLRVFAEAVGALSGHVELLLARHLGGATLATVSMPPDMNGRLEVKMTTLDASIAEHGLRPPNLIKIDVEGAEMDVFRGMVATLDTHRPKLICEIDDATKEGADRKMGEIAQFLASIRYTVSPLPLAYANDGWQVSHLLAQPMTM, from the coding sequence ATGCGACTAGCGACGAAGCTGCATGACGTCTTGTCCGGCATGCCGACAATTGCCAAGGGAGAAGCCGCCGGCCTGAAGATATTTTCGCGCGGTGCCGATCCCGATTTTGCCGAGGGAATCTATGAGCTTCCGGTGCAGAAGGCGATTGCATCGCGCCTGAGAGCTGGTGATGTTTTTTATGACATCGGCGCCAACATAGGTTTCTTTTCACTGATTGCAGCGCGCCAGGTCGGCGCCACCGGCCAAGTCTATGCCTATGAGCCTGTCCCCCGAAATGCTGCCGCTATCGAGCGAAGCCGTGACGCCAACGGACTGACCGGGCTTCGTGTTTTTGCCGAAGCCGTTGGTGCCCTCAGCGGGCACGTCGAGTTGTTGCTGGCTCGCCATCTCGGAGGCGCCACCCTGGCCACGGTTTCCATGCCTCCGGATATGAATGGGCGTCTCGAGGTCAAGATGACGACCCTTGACGCCTCCATAGCCGAACACGGATTGAGGCCGCCGAACCTGATCAAGATCGATGTCGAAGGCGCGGAAATGGACGTCTTTCGTGGAATGGTGGCGACCTTGGACACGCATCGCCCAAAGCTGATTTGCGAGATTGATGATGCCACAAAGGAGGGTGCAGATCGCAAGATGGGTGAGATCGCCCAGTTCCTGGCTTCAATCCGATACACCGTTTCGCCCCTGCCGCTAGCTTATGCCAACGATGGCTGGCAGGTGTCGCATTTGCTTGCCCAGCCCATGACGATGTGA